Proteins found in one Paenibacillus borealis genomic segment:
- a CDS encoding ABC transporter substrate-binding protein: MKLHSQFLKLHSHHGGPAEVLVTLDELALTLGCTHRNALHVVRKMVELNWITWTPSRGRGRRSRLVFLAASEDIALESMMQAISSKDISSALEGIRGHTRTSALQDTLQGWLLAYFGHHAEMQSDKRIDTLRLPVTQQLHTFDPLYMNLLAESFVSSHVFDGLVGRSGERGKVIPGLAHAWETDEARTAWTFHLRKEVLFHHGKVLTAEDVVYSFERMMSTSQRTLYSYIFKEIQEVKALNASTVRILLKKPNELFLPFLCTSRAAIVPRDLQSIGENVFGRKPAGTGPFKVVEMSEDTCVLEVFPYYFQGRAHLDRVEIIYVPWGLAPEPSETGSGFHVIPNPQAAGAGSLSKIHSESSVRKFVTCNTKKKGPLSDPLLRADILSCLHEAPREPFRHSAGLPAAALQIATIPQYAGDAEYIAARLKQHGYACKVVSVSPEEFKGPIRLQSDLIVFSLLRDQDEQLRLYDLYLTLSQHIEPRTRADIEGRLHMISREPDAAARTEGFRIIEDSLTRDHQLHILYEKPAETAYLPSVRGVTFNSQGWVDLRHLWFPPEL; encoded by the coding sequence ATGAAGCTGCACAGTCAATTTCTGAAGCTGCATTCGCATCATGGCGGCCCGGCAGAGGTCCTTGTTACCCTCGATGAGCTGGCCTTGACCCTTGGCTGTACCCACCGCAACGCACTGCATGTGGTCCGCAAAATGGTAGAGCTGAACTGGATCACCTGGACGCCCAGCCGGGGAAGGGGGCGGCGTTCCAGACTTGTGTTCCTCGCAGCCTCCGAGGATATTGCCCTGGAATCCATGATGCAGGCCATCAGCAGCAAGGATATCAGCAGCGCCCTTGAAGGCATCCGCGGGCATACCCGCACCTCCGCCCTGCAGGATACGCTCCAGGGCTGGCTGCTGGCCTACTTCGGCCATCATGCCGAGATGCAGAGCGACAAGCGGATCGATACGCTGCGGCTGCCGGTCACCCAGCAGCTGCATACCTTCGATCCGCTGTATATGAATCTGCTGGCAGAGTCCTTTGTCTCCAGCCATGTCTTTGACGGTCTGGTCGGCCGCAGCGGCGAACGCGGCAAAGTCATTCCCGGCCTGGCCCACGCCTGGGAGACCGATGAAGCGCGTACCGCGTGGACCTTCCATCTGCGCAAAGAAGTCCTGTTCCATCACGGCAAGGTACTGACCGCCGAGGACGTGGTCTACTCTTTTGAGCGGATGATGTCTACCTCACAACGGACGCTGTACAGCTATATTTTCAAGGAAATCCAGGAAGTCAAAGCACTGAATGCCTCCACCGTCCGCATTCTGCTGAAGAAGCCGAATGAACTCTTCCTTCCCTTCCTCTGTACCAGCCGGGCAGCTATTGTCCCCCGTGACCTGCAGTCGATTGGTGAGAATGTGTTTGGACGAAAGCCTGCGGGGACCGGACCTTTTAAGGTAGTGGAGATGAGTGAGGATACTTGCGTGCTGGAGGTGTTCCCTTATTACTTTCAGGGGCGGGCCCATCTGGACCGTGTGGAAATCATCTATGTACCCTGGGGGCTTGCGCCGGAACCCTCCGAGACGGGTTCGGGCTTCCATGTCATTCCGAATCCGCAGGCAGCGGGTGCCGGCTCCCTGAGCAAGATTCATTCCGAATCCTCGGTACGCAAGTTTGTCACCTGCAACACCAAAAAAAAGGGACCGCTAAGCGATCCCCTTCTCCGTGCTGATATTCTGTCCTGCCTGCATGAGGCTCCCCGCGAACCCTTCCGCCATTCAGCCGGTCTTCCGGCGGCGGCACTGCAGATTGCTACCATACCGCAGTATGCCGGAGATGCTGAATACATTGCAGCAAGGCTGAAGCAGCACGGATATGCATGTAAGGTAGTATCCGTATCCCCGGAGGAATTCAAAGGACCGATCCGCCTGCAATCCGATCTGATTGTCTTCTCTCTGCTCCGTGATCAGGACGAGCAGCTGCGGCTGTACGATCTGTATCTGACACTCTCGCAGCATATTGAGCCGCGTACCCGCGCCGATATTGAAGGCAGGCTGCATATGATCTCCCGGGAGCCTGACGCCGCTGCCCGGACAGAGGGCTTCAGGATTATCGAGGACAGCCTGACCCGCGATCATCAGCTGCATATCCTGTACGAGAAGCCTGCCGAGACGGCATATCTCCCCTCTGTCCGCGGGGTAACCTTCAACAGCCAGGGCTGGGTGGACCTGCGTCACCTTTGGTTTCCGCCGGAGCTGTAA
- a CDS encoding DUF4153 domain-containing protein has product MDDQTVSKPGFARVALLAAFLLALVHQYLFYGKMPGISYPIFVVLFYAFMFYFGKEKLRKHNWFSYMWMGSVFLLSLTYALFGNWFFFGLNYLVIPALILLHMTYMLSYRLPSWSGFGLIGAALEHFFPQSLRHWNTAVKLLRRSQGGVSNERKQVLIRIVIGLLISLPLLLIVTSLLSTADGVFNRLLTELPGYFDNISFGEWITRALWIILLGLGMFGFVWGFVDSKSYIQTYPPGGLDTLTVQDVNEPEEESIGVDDPIIITTVLAVINAVYMLFVSVQFSYLFGAWEGVLPDGKTYADYARSGFFELILVTALNFVILLLSLLAVRKAGGGLKRVIQILLYILVLCSMVMLYSAYSRLTLYEEAYGYTYIRFLVHAFMIFLGLLLVLAAVRIIRAEFPLLKCYIVLGLLSYVLMNYIGMDHIIARQNIQRYAASGTLDANYLTGLSADVVPELIEFSRQENGILDEALRNRLSERVRPLRNWPSFNVANFREQRELKDYFEKGVVH; this is encoded by the coding sequence ATGGACGATCAAACCGTATCCAAACCGGGATTTGCGCGCGTTGCATTATTGGCCGCGTTTCTGCTTGCGCTTGTGCATCAGTACCTGTTCTACGGCAAGATGCCCGGAATCTCTTACCCTATTTTTGTAGTGCTGTTCTACGCGTTTATGTTCTATTTCGGCAAGGAGAAGCTGCGTAAGCACAACTGGTTCAGCTATATGTGGATGGGTTCAGTCTTCCTTTTGTCGCTGACGTACGCACTGTTTGGCAACTGGTTTTTCTTCGGGCTTAATTATCTTGTAATTCCTGCGCTGATTCTATTACATATGACTTATATGCTCAGTTACCGCCTGCCGTCCTGGAGCGGCTTCGGGCTGATCGGAGCGGCTTTGGAGCATTTCTTCCCCCAGAGCCTGCGCCACTGGAACACAGCGGTGAAGCTGTTACGCCGTAGCCAGGGCGGGGTGTCTAATGAACGCAAGCAGGTTCTGATCCGTATAGTGATCGGGCTGCTGATTTCCCTTCCGCTGCTGCTGATCGTCACCTCGCTTCTCTCCACGGCGGATGGGGTATTCAACCGGCTGCTGACAGAGCTCCCGGGTTACTTTGACAATATCTCTTTTGGCGAATGGATCACAAGGGCGTTGTGGATTATCCTGCTTGGACTAGGGATGTTCGGCTTTGTGTGGGGGTTTGTTGATAGTAAGTCCTATATCCAGACCTATCCGCCTGGGGGGCTTGATACTCTCACAGTGCAGGATGTGAATGAACCGGAGGAGGAGAGTATCGGCGTTGATGATCCCATCATCATTACTACAGTTCTTGCGGTGATCAATGCCGTATACATGCTGTTTGTGAGCGTGCAATTCTCGTATTTGTTCGGGGCGTGGGAAGGCGTTCTGCCCGATGGCAAGACTTATGCGGATTATGCGCGGAGCGGATTCTTTGAGCTGATTCTGGTGACAGCGCTCAATTTCGTTATTCTGCTGCTGTCCTTGCTGGCGGTGCGCAAAGCGGGCGGAGGGCTGAAGCGGGTGATTCAGATTCTGCTCTATATTCTGGTTCTCTGCTCCATGGTCATGCTCTATTCTGCCTACTCGCGGCTGACCTTATATGAAGAAGCGTATGGTTACACCTATATCCGCTTCCTGGTGCATGCCTTCATGATCTTCCTCGGGCTGCTGCTTGTTCTGGCTGCGGTGCGGATCATCCGGGCAGAGTTCCCGCTGCTTAAGTGTTACATCGTGCTCGGTTTACTGTCTTATGTGCTGATGAATTATATCGGGATGGATCATATTATTGCCAGACAGAATATTCAGCGCTATGCCGCAAGCGGCACCCTGGATGCCAATTATCTGACCGGGCTGTCCGCGGATGTGGTCCCTGAGCTGATTGAGTTCAGCAGGCAGGAGAATGGCATTCTCGACGAGGCTCTGCGGAACCGGCTGTCCGAGCGGGTGCGGCCGCTGCGCAACTGGCCGTCTTTTAATGTCGCGAACTTCCGGGAGCAGCGGGAGCTGAAGGATTATTTTGAGAAAGGCGTTGTCCATTAG
- a CDS encoding Crp/Fnr family transcriptional regulator: MYSIVNPEAVRSLAEQNNLTAMFSSGAIAQMELRRYNDGDAVCSVGDRLESMFILVQGKLKIHTLLPNGKSMLVRFARPMSVIGDVELLRQYPVKNEVVSVGDSLLLVAGRKLLLKEFEDNTALLRFLVGELSHKLYTLGQTSAMNVLYPVENRFASYLMSLFSDNTGAQRVEEIRTSSLTETADLLGTSYRHLNRVVRRLIEEGIIERRRGRLIVLDEERLAMLANGNLYE; encoded by the coding sequence ATGTATTCGATAGTAAATCCGGAGGCGGTACGCAGTCTTGCGGAGCAGAATAATCTTACGGCAATGTTCAGCAGCGGCGCAATTGCCCAGATGGAGCTTCGGCGTTACAACGACGGGGATGCGGTGTGTTCGGTGGGCGACCGGCTGGAGAGCATGTTCATTCTGGTGCAGGGCAAGCTGAAGATTCATACCCTGCTGCCTAACGGCAAGTCGATGCTTGTCCGGTTCGCAAGGCCGATGTCGGTGATCGGGGATGTTGAGCTGCTGCGCCAGTATCCGGTCAAGAATGAGGTGGTATCGGTGGGCGACAGCCTGCTGCTGGTGGCCGGAAGGAAGCTGCTGCTAAAAGAGTTCGAAGACAATACGGCGCTGCTGCGCTTCCTCGTCGGGGAGCTGAGCCATAAGCTGTATACGCTGGGCCAGACCTCGGCCATGAATGTGCTGTATCCGGTGGAGAACCGCTTCGCCAGCTACCTGATGTCCCTCTTCTCGGACAACACCGGCGCCCAGCGCGTGGAGGAGATCCGTACCTCCAGCCTGACAGAGACTGCCGATCTGCTGGGTACCAGCTACCGGCATCTGAACCGGGTGGTGCGCCGCCTGATCGAAGAAGGGATTATTGAACGCAGACGCGGCCGGCTGATCGTGCTGGATGAAGAGCGGCTGGCCATGCTTGCGAACGGCAATTTGTATGAATGA
- a CDS encoding methyl-accepting chemotaxis protein has product MMFNNLRGIRAKIMSGFAAVIIVFIIAIAGSTLFQGKVTMLTEQINRNYSKLSLVQGLTDDIRTADGLAARYVMSNTDEERTANLTAYEAMIPQITAAAEELKGAGLNEAELAGITNLESEWGNYLTVLEEAFALAKDGNFPEAQKSFTTLSLDTIIDSQLVFENMLHEEITKEQSQAATHRSSSMITSMGVTGLSVLLAVLIAFVMSARILKPLSDVNRQLEEIADGDADLTRKLSVRTKDEIGDLARNFNKMTDNLAAMIGQVNASASGLAASSVKLTSDSGLTAEATEKIAGIMGEVANGTGRQMNDLQTNMNTIIEMSAGIQQIAASVQDISEASLRSAEYAVAGDQSLQSAGRQMDSINESIQSLSQQVMGFVKRSQEIGSIVGVIKGIASETNMLALNATIEAARAGEQGRGFAVVADQVRRLAEQSAESANLIAEMATGIQSDADHAVKVMKNSMNEVQSGTRIIEEAGHSFNEIRISIDSLAGQVQEVSGAVEEITAATEEIVDSIRTVTQISETTAANTQQVSAASQEQMASVEQIASSASALSMLAQGLQGLVARFNV; this is encoded by the coding sequence ATGATGTTCAACAACCTTAGAGGAATACGCGCCAAAATCATGTCCGGCTTCGCCGCTGTGATTATCGTGTTCATTATCGCAATCGCGGGCAGCACCTTATTTCAGGGTAAGGTAACCATGCTTACAGAACAGATCAACCGTAACTACAGCAAGCTGTCGCTGGTGCAGGGATTAACTGATGATATCCGTACGGCGGACGGGCTGGCGGCAAGATATGTTATGAGCAATACGGATGAGGAAAGAACCGCCAACCTGACTGCCTATGAAGCGATGATCCCGCAGATTACGGCGGCTGCCGAGGAGCTTAAGGGTGCGGGTCTGAACGAAGCTGAGCTTGCAGGAATTACGAATCTGGAGAGTGAATGGGGCAATTATCTGACCGTACTGGAGGAAGCTTTTGCCTTAGCCAAAGACGGTAATTTCCCGGAGGCACAGAAGTCGTTTACTACGCTCTCCCTGGATACCATAATCGACTCACAGCTTGTGTTTGAGAATATGCTGCATGAAGAAATCACGAAGGAGCAGAGTCAGGCGGCTACTCACCGCAGCTCGTCTATGATTACCAGTATGGGGGTAACCGGACTATCGGTATTGCTGGCTGTGCTGATCGCGTTCGTGATGTCGGCACGGATTCTGAAACCGCTAAGTGATGTGAACAGGCAGCTCGAAGAAATAGCAGACGGGGATGCCGATCTGACCCGCAAGCTCAGTGTGCGGACGAAGGATGAGATCGGAGATTTAGCCCGGAATTTCAATAAAATGACGGATAATCTGGCGGCGATGATCGGCCAGGTGAATGCTTCTGCGAGCGGCCTCGCAGCCTCCTCGGTCAAGCTGACTTCCGACAGCGGTTTGACTGCCGAAGCGACCGAGAAGATCGCCGGGATAATGGGCGAAGTTGCCAATGGCACGGGACGGCAGATGAATGATCTGCAGACCAACATGAATACGATTATTGAAATGTCTGCCGGGATTCAGCAGATTGCTGCCAGTGTGCAGGATATTTCTGAAGCTTCGCTGCGCTCTGCCGAATATGCGGTTGCCGGAGACCAGTCCCTGCAGTCCGCCGGCCGTCAGATGGATTCCATCAACGAATCCATTCAGTCCCTGTCGCAGCAGGTCATGGGCTTCGTGAAGCGGTCACAGGAAATTGGCAGCATTGTCGGAGTGATCAAGGGGATTGCCTCAGAGACGAATATGCTGGCCCTGAATGCGACGATTGAAGCGGCGCGGGCCGGAGAGCAGGGCAGAGGATTTGCGGTAGTGGCCGATCAGGTACGCAGACTGGCCGAACAATCTGCTGAATCCGCCAATCTGATTGCTGAGATGGCGACCGGAATCCAGTCGGATGCCGACCATGCAGTGAAGGTGATGAAGAACAGCATGAACGAAGTGCAGAGTGGAACTCGCATCATCGAAGAGGCCGGACATTCCTTCAACGAAATCCGCATCTCGATTGATTCGCTGGCCGGACAGGTTCAGGAGGTGTCCGGAGCTGTGGAAGAAATCACGGCGGCAACCGAGGAAATCGTAGACTCCATCCGTACCGTTACGCAGATTTCAGAGACCACTGCGGCGAATACGCAGCAGGTATCCGCTGCCTCGCAGGAGCAGATGGCTTCGGTAGAACAAATTGCTTCATCTGCCAGCGCGCTGAGCATGCTGGCACAAGGTCTGCAGGGTCTGGTGGCACGTTTCAACGTGTAG
- a CDS encoding nucleotidyltransferase domain-containing protein: MKNADQQELFHKNEKLINMVIERAKRDFPEEIAMIGLTGSFRTGDFHDKSDLDLIIINNNNQGWDFSSCFILGDVGYDIYCTPWETRIEDQAALESPMNSSLIDLQVLYCAKPEYMEKFNAYRQRALDILAKPIGSECIGRAKKWLDSAKQEYANTLLAGDLGAVRLASGEVVYNLVNALASLNNTYFKRGLKRYLEDISTWQYLPGNFEAIYMDVINAKTMDEIRNTSYILLSSINNLYNSLYQKYVVQPVPSYDNLAGTYEELWCNYRNKIIASTEAKDKSYAFYTAMGTQQFLDEMTESRGTRKFDLMQHFDADQLDLFKEQFLLAMDEYLEEYNRTGQPIERYDTFEELYRQYMKV, from the coding sequence ATGAAGAATGCTGACCAACAGGAGCTATTCCACAAAAACGAGAAACTCATTAACATGGTTATTGAGCGGGCCAAGCGGGATTTTCCGGAGGAGATTGCAATGATCGGGCTTACGGGCTCTTTTCGTACCGGAGATTTCCATGACAAAAGCGATCTGGATCTAATTATTATTAACAACAACAACCAGGGCTGGGACTTCTCTTCCTGCTTCATACTGGGGGACGTCGGATACGATATCTATTGCACTCCATGGGAGACAAGGATTGAAGATCAGGCTGCGCTTGAAAGTCCGATGAATTCCAGTCTGATAGATTTACAGGTGCTCTATTGTGCCAAACCGGAATATATGGAGAAATTCAATGCGTACAGACAGAGGGCGCTGGATATTTTAGCTAAGCCTATCGGGAGCGAATGCATCGGCAGAGCGAAGAAGTGGCTCGATAGTGCCAAGCAGGAATACGCGAATACACTGCTCGCTGGAGATCTTGGGGCCGTCAGGCTGGCTTCAGGCGAGGTTGTATACAACCTGGTAAATGCCCTGGCCAGTTTGAATAACACTTATTTTAAAAGGGGGCTTAAGCGTTACCTGGAGGACATTTCCACCTGGCAGTATCTTCCCGGCAATTTTGAAGCGATATATATGGATGTCATTAATGCCAAGACTATGGATGAAATCAGAAATACCTCCTATATACTCCTGAGTAGTATTAACAATCTGTACAACTCCCTCTATCAAAAATATGTAGTCCAGCCCGTCCCGTCCTATGATAATCTGGCGGGCACCTATGAGGAGCTATGGTGCAACTACCGCAATAAGATTATTGCCAGCACCGAAGCGAAGGATAAATCCTATGCTTTCTATACCGCTATGGGGACACAGCAGTTCCTGGATGAAATGACGGAGTCGCGGGGAACCCGGAAGTTTGATCTGATGCAACACTTCGATGCGGATCAGCTAGATTTATTTAAGGAGCAGTTCCTGCTGGCGATGGATGAGTATCTGGAAGAATATAACCGCACAGGCCAGCCAATCGAACGTTATGATACCTTTGAAGAACTTTATAGACAATATATGAAGGTTTAG
- a CDS encoding discoidin domain-containing protein translates to MITRHKASVKRTFLLYSLILALCVGQLALFPAVGAAAGNLAQGKTITASSVGDVYVAANANDSNQGTYWESASNAFPQWIKVDLGSSSSVNQVVLKLPSAWEARTQTLSVQGSTDDASYSNLAASAAYSFNPSSGSNTVTVNFTAATARYIKINFTANTGWPAAQLSELEVYGTAVSPPGTYEAEAAALSGGAKTNTDHTGYTGSAFVDGYLAQGAATTFTVSAASAGNYSAALRYANASGSTKTLSVYVNGAKIKQTSLANLANWDTWSTQAEILALTAGNNTIAYKYDASDSGNVNLDQLVLTVSTAPTATATPVPTVAPTATPVPTPTVAPTATPTVAPTATPAVTPTVTPTVTPSPTPVITPTPSPTASPTASPSAGPGSNLAIGKSINASSSVFTFVPANANDGDVNTYWEGAGGSYPNTLTVNLGANANVTSVVVKLNPAAAWATRTQTIQVLGHNQSTGTFTSLVPATVYTFNPASGNSVTIPVTTTASELQLKFTTNSGSSAGQVAEFQIIGTPAANPDLTVTAMSWSPSAPVETDVITLNATVKNAGSASSAATTVGFYLGTTLAGTAPVGVLAAGASATVSLNIGAKDAATYALSAKVDENNTVIELNEGNNSYSNPASLTVNPVSSSDLIASPVSWSPGNPAGGNTVSFSLAIKNQGTAASASGAHNLTLTLTDATTGAVIKTLTGTYNGVIASGSITAPVALGTWTAVNGKYNVKTEIAVDANELAVKRANNIQNQSLYIGRGANMPYDMYEAEDGVVGGGAVKLNPNRNIGDLAGEASGRRAVTLNTTGSYVEFTTKASTNTLVTRFSIPDSASGDGTTATLNIYVNGVFNKAITLNSKYAWLYGSEISPGNSPSAGSPRHIYDEANIMFDSTIPAGSTIRLQKDAANTSQYAIDFVSLEQVAPIANPDPSKYTVPLGFTHQDVQNAIDKVRMDTTGNLVGVYLPAGSYETSNKFQVYGKPIKIVGAGPWYTRFYAPVNQSNTDVGFRATDSANGSTFSGFAYFGNYTSRIDGPGKVFDFSNVANITIDNIWTEHQVCMYWGANTDYMVIRNSRIRNTFADGINMTNGSTNNLVSNNEARATGDDSFALFSAIDSGGSDMKDNVYENLTSILTWRAAGVAVYGGYANTFRNIYIADTLCYSGITISSLDFGYAMNGFGASPTTNFQNISVVRAGGHFWGSQTFPAIWVFSASKVFQGIRVSDVDIIDPTYHGIMFQTNYVGNSPQFPVADTIFTNITISGAQKSGDAFDAKSGVGIWANESAEAGQGPAVGNVVFNNLKILNTVTPIKNTTSTFTITVNP, encoded by the coding sequence ATGATTACCAGACACAAGGCTTCAGTGAAAAGGACATTCCTGCTGTACAGCTTGATACTTGCGCTATGTGTGGGCCAGCTGGCGTTATTCCCGGCAGTGGGGGCAGCGGCAGGCAATCTGGCTCAAGGCAAGACGATTACCGCCAGCTCTGTGGGTGATGTGTATGTGGCAGCGAATGCCAATGACAGTAACCAGGGAACGTATTGGGAGAGTGCCAGCAATGCTTTTCCGCAATGGATCAAGGTCGATCTAGGCTCCAGCAGCAGCGTCAATCAGGTTGTACTCAAGCTGCCGTCAGCCTGGGAAGCAAGAACACAGACATTGTCCGTTCAAGGCAGTACGGATGATGCTTCTTACAGCAATCTGGCTGCCTCAGCAGCCTACAGCTTCAATCCTTCCAGCGGCTCTAACACAGTCACGGTCAACTTCACTGCTGCAACAGCCCGCTATATTAAAATAAACTTCACGGCCAACACCGGCTGGCCTGCTGCGCAGCTGTCTGAACTTGAAGTGTACGGAACCGCGGTTTCTCCGCCGGGAACTTATGAAGCGGAAGCTGCCGCCTTGTCCGGCGGGGCCAAGACCAACACGGATCACACCGGCTATACCGGGTCTGCGTTTGTTGACGGCTATCTTGCCCAGGGAGCAGCCACAACCTTCACTGTCTCGGCTGCATCCGCAGGCAATTACAGCGCAGCGCTGCGGTATGCCAATGCCTCCGGCAGCACCAAGACGCTGAGTGTCTATGTGAACGGGGCCAAGATCAAGCAGACCTCGCTTGCCAATCTGGCTAACTGGGATACCTGGTCCACACAGGCAGAAATTCTTGCTTTAACAGCCGGAAATAACACTATTGCCTACAAATACGATGCGTCCGACTCCGGCAACGTGAATCTGGATCAACTGGTTCTGACCGTCTCAACGGCACCGACCGCTACGGCTACACCCGTTCCGACGGTAGCGCCAACAGCCACACCTGTCCCAACGCCGACTGTTGCGCCGACGGCTACACCTACCGTAGCTCCGACTGCCACACCAGCAGTAACTCCAACAGTAACTCCAACAGTAACCCCGTCTCCAACTCCAGTTATCACACCAACACCTTCGCCAACCGCTTCGCCGACGGCTTCCCCAAGCGCGGGTCCCGGCTCGAACCTGGCGATCGGCAAGTCCATTAATGCTTCATCTTCTGTATTTACATTTGTACCCGCCAATGCCAATGACGGAGACGTGAATACGTACTGGGAAGGGGCGGGCGGAAGCTATCCGAATACGCTGACTGTGAACCTTGGCGCGAATGCCAATGTAACTTCGGTAGTCGTGAAGCTGAATCCGGCTGCAGCCTGGGCTACCCGTACCCAAACCATTCAGGTACTGGGTCATAACCAGTCTACAGGCACCTTCACTAGTCTAGTGCCGGCCACGGTGTACACCTTTAACCCGGCCAGTGGCAACTCCGTGACCATTCCAGTCACCACAACGGCCAGTGAGCTGCAATTGAAATTCACTACGAACTCCGGTTCAAGCGCCGGACAGGTAGCTGAATTTCAGATCATCGGCACACCGGCTGCGAATCCGGATCTTACAGTGACGGCGATGTCCTGGAGCCCTTCTGCTCCGGTAGAGACCGATGTCATCACGCTGAACGCTACCGTTAAGAACGCCGGGTCTGCTTCTTCGGCAGCAACAACCGTCGGCTTCTATCTTGGCACCACGCTTGCCGGAACAGCACCAGTCGGTGTTCTGGCCGCAGGAGCTTCGGCCACAGTGTCGCTGAACATCGGCGCCAAAGATGCAGCAACCTATGCATTAAGTGCAAAGGTCGACGAGAACAACACCGTCATTGAGCTGAATGAAGGGAATAACAGCTACTCGAATCCTGCATCGCTTACCGTAAATCCCGTATCCAGCTCGGATCTGATCGCTTCTCCGGTCAGCTGGTCTCCGGGTAATCCTGCTGGCGGGAATACAGTGAGCTTCTCCTTGGCTATTAAGAATCAGGGAACGGCGGCTTCCGCCAGTGGTGCACATAACCTCACGCTGACCTTGACTGATGCGACCACCGGTGCGGTAATCAAAACGCTGACCGGCACTTATAACGGTGTCATTGCCAGCGGAAGCATAACGGCTCCGGTTGCCCTTGGAACCTGGACCGCTGTGAACGGGAAATATAATGTAAAAACTGAAATTGCCGTAGACGCCAATGAACTTGCAGTGAAGCGGGCCAACAACATCCAGAATCAGTCGCTCTACATCGGACGCGGGGCCAATATGCCTTACGACATGTATGAAGCGGAGGACGGGGTTGTCGGGGGCGGAGCTGTCAAGCTGAATCCGAACCGCAATATCGGTGATCTTGCCGGTGAAGCCTCAGGCAGAAGAGCAGTCACATTGAATACTACTGGCAGCTATGTTGAGTTCACCACCAAAGCCAGCACCAATACGCTCGTTACCCGGTTCTCGATTCCGGACTCGGCAAGCGGTGATGGAACAACGGCTACACTTAATATTTATGTGAACGGTGTATTCAATAAAGCCATTACGCTGAATTCCAAATACGCCTGGCTGTACGGCTCAGAGATCAGCCCGGGCAATTCGCCAAGCGCCGGTTCTCCGCGCCACATCTATGATGAAGCGAATATTATGTTCGACAGCACCATTCCGGCTGGCAGCACAATCAGACTTCAGAAGGACGCAGCCAACACTTCACAGTATGCGATTGACTTCGTCAGCCTGGAGCAGGTAGCGCCGATCGCCAATCCGGACCCGTCCAAGTATACGGTTCCGCTGGGCTTCACGCACCAGGATGTGCAGAATGCGATTGATAAAGTCCGTATGGATACGACCGGCAACCTTGTGGGTGTATATCTTCCAGCCGGATCGTATGAAACCTCGAACAAGTTCCAGGTCTACGGCAAACCTATTAAAATTGTCGGAGCCGGTCCCTGGTATACCCGGTTCTATGCGCCGGTTAACCAGTCCAATACGGATGTTGGCTTCAGAGCTACCGATTCTGCGAATGGCTCCACCTTCTCGGGGTTTGCCTATTTCGGCAACTATACCTCACGCATTGACGGTCCTGGAAAAGTGTTCGACTTCTCCAATGTAGCGAACATTACGATTGACAACATCTGGACCGAACATCAGGTATGTATGTACTGGGGTGCAAATACCGATTACATGGTGATCCGAAACTCGCGTATCCGCAACACCTTCGCCGACGGCATCAACATGACCAACGGCAGCACGAATAACCTCGTGTCCAACAATGAAGCACGGGCGACCGGAGATGACAGCTTCGCGCTGTTCTCGGCGATCGATTCCGGCGGCTCGGACATGAAGGACAATGTATACGAGAACCTGACCTCGATCCTGACCTGGCGTGCAGCCGGTGTGGCCGTCTATGGCGGTTATGCGAACACCTTCCGCAACATCTATATTGCGGATACGCTCTGCTATTCCGGGATTACGATCAGCTCGCTCGACTTCGGTTATGCCATGAACGGGTTCGGCGCATCGCCGACGACGAATTTCCAGAACATTTCGGTTGTCCGGGCGGGCGGACATTTCTGGGGCTCACAGACCTTCCCGGCCATCTGGGTATTCTCCGCCTCCAAGGTGTTCCAGGGCATCCGGGTCAGCGATGTGGATATTATTGATCCGACCTATCACGGGATCATGTTCCAGACCAACTATGTCGGCAATTCACCGCAGTTCCCTGTAGCGGATACCATCTTTACGAACATCACGATTTCCGGTGCGCAGAAGAGCGGCGACGCGTTCGACGCCAAGTCCGGAGTCGGCATCTGGGCCAACGAATCGGCCGAAGCAGGCCAGGGCCCGGCGGTAGGCAACGTTGTCTTCAACAATCTGAAGATCCTGAACACCGTAACTCCTATTAAAAATACTACGTCGACGTTTACGATTACTGTGAATCCGTAG